In the genome of Magnolia sinica isolate HGM2019 chromosome 2, MsV1, whole genome shotgun sequence, one region contains:
- the LOC131237606 gene encoding rust resistance kinase Lr10-like: MDKKKIIAIAIGAGCFVLAAGFLFLLIRTNSSGWSRGNWKKKTNNAGDGRDVEEFLEIYGSLALRRYTYSDLKKITNSFKDSLGQGGYGGVFKGMLQDGRLVAVKVLNESKGNGEDFINEVSSIGRTYHVNIVSLLGVCSEGSKRALIYEFMPNGSLEKFIYTDKPGQSHPLGWEKLYQIAIGVARGLEYLHRGCNTRILHFDIKPHNILLDQDFCPKISDFGLAKLCPTQNSTVSMLGTRGTFGFIAPEVYCRNIGGVSHKSDVYSYGMMVLEMVGGRKNIDPLVENTSEVYFPHWIYKRLTTYRHLDEHRYLGLQGTVTKVEEETARKMILVGLWCIQTNPTDRPSMSRVVEMLEGSLDGLPMPPQPFLSSS; the protein is encoded by the exons ATGGATAAGAAGAAGATCATTGCCATTGCCATAG GAGCAGGTTGTTTCGTTCTAGCAGCTGGCTTTCTTTTCTTGCTCATTCGAACCAACTCTTCTGGTTGGTCAAGAGGAAATTGGAAGAAGAAAACCAACAATGCAGGTGATGGTCGTGATGTTGAAGAGTTCTTAGAAATCTATGGATCCTTGGCTCTGAGAAGATACACCTATTCAGATCTCAAGAAGATTACCAACTCTTTCAAAGATAGTTTAGGCCAAGGGGGGTATGGTGGTGTGTTCAAAGGGATGCTACAGGATGGCCGTCTTGTGGCTGTGAAGGTCCTGAATGAATCCAAGGGTAATGGAGAAGATTTCATTAACGAGGTCTCTAGCATTGGTAGGACTTACCATGTGAATATCGTCTCTCTCCTGGGTGTCTGTTCAGAAGGGTCTAAAAGAGCACTCATCTATGAGTTCATGCCAAATGGATCTCTAGAAAAATTCATCTACACTGATAAACCAGGACAATCACATCCCTTGGGGTGGGAAAAACTCTACCAAATTGCAATAGGTGTAGCTCGAGGACTAGAGTACTTGCACCGTGGTTGCAACACACGCATTCTACATTTCGACATAAAACCGCATAACATTCTTCTAGATCAAGATTTCTGTCCCAAGATCTCAGATTTTGGACTAGCGAAGCTGTGCCCCACACAAAACAGTACTGTATCTATGTTGGGTACCAGGGGGACCTTTGGGTTTATTGCCCCTGAAGTATATTGTAGAAACATTGGAGGTGTCTCCCACAAGTCAGATGTTTATAGCTATGGTATGATGGTACTGGAAATGGTTGGAGGAAGAAAGAACATCGATCCGCTAGTGGAGAACACCAGCGAGGTATATTTCCCTCACTGGATATACAAACGTCTCACTACATACAGGCATCTTGATGAACACAGATATCTAGGTTTGCAAGGAACTGTGACAAAAGTCGAAGAAGAAACAGCAAGGAAGATGATCTTAGTTGGTTTGTGGTGCATCCAAACCAACCCGACTGATCGGCCTTCAATGAGTAGGGTGGTGGAGATGCTGGAAGGAAGCCTTGATGGCTTGCCAATGCCACCCCagccatttctttcttcttcatga
- the LOC131227604 gene encoding RING-H2 finger protein ATL22-like, translating into MVLLSLFVSKGETELTDLFYGNSFQLYISLFLLSYFLFYSPSQEYHRRAPCKSFSCGVVPKIEFPFNNITHPECGIQPVECNDNGILKIQFEERGRPYIVKSISYESRTVVIQDDELARESQPKLCNCLRNFTVPTSHFLSFKLTTPNYTFLNCKPHQYNSSEDFHNEFFKYTGCKDSVLYFRPENQTAPPQHPSNCSLITFPASEWLVDPYRSKVDLVSLLAAGFSLRWNLTHECHKCYEEKGGLCGWNHTTGNFICSNSGNQS; encoded by the coding sequence ATGGTTTTACTTTCACTTTTTGTATCAAAAGGAGAAACAGAGCTCACTGATCTGTTTTATGGCAACTCCTTTCAGTTATATATCTCCCTCTtccttctctcttattttcttttctactCACCCAGTCAAGAATATCATCGCCGTGCACCATGCAAGTCTTTTAGTTGCGGAGTTGTTCCAAAAATCGAATTTCCCTTCAACAACATCACCCATCCTGAATGCGGGATACAACCAGTCGAATGCAATGACAATGGGATACTGAAGATCCAATTCGAGGAGCGAGGGAGACCATATATCGTGAAAAGCATTTCATATGAATCAAGGACGGTTGTAATTCAAGATGATGAACTCGCCCGTGAATCGCAACCCAAATTATGCAATTGCCTTCGCAATTTCACCGTACCCACCTCTCATTTCCTGTCTTTTAAGCTTACAACTCCTAACTACACCTTCCTCAATTGCAAGCCTCATCAATATAATTCCTCTGAAGATTTCCATAATGAGTTCTTCAAATACACGGGTTGCAAGGACTCTGTTCTCTATTTCCGGCCAGAGAATCAGACGGCTCCTCCTCAACATCCTAGCAACTGTTCACTCATTACATTTCCTGCGTCTGAATGGTTGGTGGACCCTTATAGATCGAAGGTGGACCTAGTGTCTCTGTTGGCTGCCGGTTTCTCACTTCGATGGAATCTCACACACGAGTGCCACAAATGTTATGAAGAAAAAGGAGGGCTTTGCGGGTggaaccataccactggaaacttCATTTGCTCGAATTCCGGTAACCAGAGTTAG
- the LOC131227625 gene encoding protein FAR1-RELATED SEQUENCE 5-like, whose protein sequence is MQENLMAQVGTTSIRRWIPEVEDELKPIIDKTTFSSVDAAFNFYNHYAKKAGFSIRRGSNKYNKNQEEIWKMFVCSKEGTTDNKVQMKHGVVKRRRSITRESCKARMIIKKEGGGPNYIVKKFVEEYSHELATLRKKHLLRSHHEVCNAQKNLENTFTQSGIGISQTMNVLAIESGGYENIRCSEQDELDPSFAYNVKVDVEGRLTHCFCADPISRKAYHHFGDVIVFDTMYNTNHYELIFAPFTGVNHHGQSIILGCGFIHNETTESFIWLFEKWCEAMPGDPPKAIITDQDPAMTKAIVIVFLNAFHRYCIWHILQKVPEKLGHIAFKDEFKVHFYDNIWNSEKPEDFEVKWSKVIKENKLDHNDWLASLFNIRHKWVPAYLRHVFFAGMSSSQRSESTNAFFRKYVSKKNSLMDFIIRFDHGVAQQRHKELVADHETISSKPKLKTLFAMERELGDTYTRSIFYKFQEELYESTIYTAILLQKMEGLCIYNVGVCEGTSPERLVEFEMESKQAKCSCLKFEFEGIPCRYILCIIR, encoded by the exons ATGCAAGAGAATTTAATGGCGCAAGTTGGCACAACTTCTATTCGTCGTTGGATTCCAGAAGTAGAAGACGAGTTGAAACCAATAATTGATAAGACTACTTTCTCTTCAGTTGATGCGGCGTTTAACTTCTACAACCATTATGCAAAGAAGGCAGGCTTCAGTATTCGTAGAGGATCAAATAAATACAATAAGAATCAAGAAGAGATCTGGAAGATGTTTGTATGTTCGAAGGAGGGGACGACAGATAACAAGGTACAAATGAAGCATGGTGTAGTAAAGAGGCGACGGAGTATTACTCGAGAAAGTTGTAAAGCTCGCATGATAATTAAAAAAGAGGGTGGTGGACCAAACTATATAGTGAAAAAGTTTGTTGAGGAGTACAGTCATGAGTTAGCAACTCTTCGAAAGAAACATCTTCTTCGATCACATCATGAGGTTTGTAATGCGCAGAAGAATTTGGAAAATACATTCACTCAATCAGGCATAGGCATTTCGCAAACTATGAATGTTTTGGCAATTGAATCAGGTGGTTATGAAAATATTAGATGCAGTGAACAAGAC GAATTGGATCCATCGTTCGCATATAATGTGAAGGTTGATGTGGAGGGTAGATTAACACATTGTTTTTGTGCTGACCCAATTTCACGTAAGGCTTATCATCACTTTGGTGATGTTATAGTATTTGACACCATGTACAATACAAACCACTATGAGTTAATATTTGCACCCTTTACAGGGGTTAATCACCATGGGCAATCAATTATACTGGGTTGTGGTTTTATCCATAATGAGACCACTGAATCTTTTATCTGGTTATTTGAGAAATGGTGTGAAGCAATGCCAGGGGACCCACCGAAAGCGATCATAACAGATCAAGATCCAGCAATGACAAAAGCCATCGTTATTGTATTTCTGAATGCTTTCCATCGTTATTGTATTTGGCATATTTTGCAGAAGGTCCCTGAAAAGTTAGGTCATATAGCTTTCAAAGATGAATTTAAAGTACATTTTTATGATAACATATGGAATTCTGAGAAACCCGAAGATTTCGAAGTAAAATGGAGCAAAGTTATTAAAGAAAATAAGTTGGATCATAATGATTGGCTTGCCTCTTTATTCAACATTCGTCACAAATGGGTACCAGCATATCTAAGACATGTTTTTTTTGCGGGTATGTCTAGTAGCCAACGAAGTGAGAGCACGAATGCGTTTTTTCGTAAATATGTGTCGAAGAAAAACTCGTTAATGGATTTCATAATTCGTTTTGATCATGGAGTAGCACAACAGAGACACAAGGAGTTAGTCGCCGATCATGAAACGATTAGTAGCAAGCCGAAGTTGAAAACTTTATTCGCcatggagagagagcttggagacACTTATACTCGGTCtattttttataaatttcaaGAAGAGTTGTATGAAAGCACCATTTATACTGCAATTCTTTTACAAAAGATGGAAGGCCTTTGCATTTACAATGTTGGAGTGTGTGAAGGAACATCTCCCGAACGGCTAGTTGAATTCGAGATGGAATCTAAACAAGCAAAATGTAGTtgcttgaaatttgaatttgagggCATACCGTGTAGGTACATATTATGTATAATACGATAA